TAAGCACCTCCATTTAAAGGAATTGCACCAACAACTTCACCATAAATTTTCCTGAATAAAAATAAAACAACTCCAACAATTAAAAGAGAAATCCAGGCATATTGTCCTGCATATAAAATGGTTAATGCTGAAACATACAAGCAGGAGGAGCTAATATCATTTCCGCAGATTGCTGTTGCCTGTAATTGATTTAACTTTTTGTGTATTATTTCTTTCATGTTTAGTACCTAATTATAACACGATTAACTCAGCAGCAAGTATTAGCAATCCTTAAAAGGCAGTTATTATTGATAAAACTAAAAGATACTTTTAGTTAATGCGGTCTTATTGAAGTTACAAAATTATTTTGATTCCTGAAATTTCTTAAGAGACAGTAAAGCCTGTTCCTGGATTTTTTTGTGGAAAAAACCTGTCCAGCCCAGTAAATATCCCATTGGGCCAAAAGCTTGTTTTGACCATTTCCAAACATCAAAATGATCAGTGTGTCTGATGATTAAGCCATCCTGAAATAAAAATTGGGCTGTAACTTTATTAGTAACTTTACGATTGGTTTTACTGAAATTATAAGTGGCTGTCCATTTTGCAGAACCTGAAACTTCATCTGCGGTTACGTCAGAAAATTCGATTTTTATGTTTCCTTTACTTTTTGACAGAAGCATTTCCCACATTTGCGCGGCCTGTTCTTCTTTTAATAGACCAAATGCCGGATCGATAAAGTGTATTTTCGGGTGGTAACATGATGCCATTGTTTTAGCATCTGAATTTGCAAAGGCAGTATAGAACTTTACAATTAAAGCTTCGTTAGGAGTCATAAATTTGAAATTAGACCATAAATATAGGTTTTATTTTATAAAAAGTCTCTCTTACAAAACACTAATTTCTTTTGCAGTATCATAACTTTTTTTAGAATTATCGTAAGCTGTTGAAAAATAATTCTTTTTGTTGTAAGCGGTAAAATAACCTGTTTGGTTTCCAAAAGTATTTGAGCCTCCTTTTAAGATAAAACGAACAGCATAAATGTCGGTTTTTTTCAGTTTGATAAATTCGGCAGGAGTAAAATAATAGTACGATGATGTTTTACCATCAGCAGTTTCTTTTACATTTTTATCTACACAGGCAATTACATCTGCATTTGCCAGATCTACATAAAGTCCGCCAGCAATTCGTACATCGTCATTTGCTGTAGCTGCTGTAATTTTTAAAATGCCTCCTTTGTCTGTTTTCGCAATCTGAATTTCGATTTCTCCCGTAAAAGCATATTTTTCGCATACGAAAGTATAACTTTGAGTTGCCGGAATAGGCTGAGCACCTTTAATACTCATTTTTTCCTGAGCACTTACAATTGTAGAAATAAACAGTAATACTAAAAGAGGCATTTTTAAAATCATAGGTATATTTTATTGTTCGGTTATTTTTGCATCGAATTTTTCGTCCCAATCCATTGATTTAATAGCAGATACTAGATTGTCTTCATTTACAAAAACACGAAGTTCTTTATTGGCAACCTTTTTTGTGTACAAGGCGTGATAACGATAGATTACTTCATTTTTGGTTTTGTAAACACCATCTAACTTTAAATCTATAAAACTTCCGTAATATTGTCTGAATCGGGTACAGGTTTTTGTCAATCGTTCCTCGGTTGTGTTTTCTCTCACAGACTGAGTTACTTCGGTTTCATTAAAAGGTTTAAATTTTGATGTATTGCAGGTTTCAAGAACTCTTTTTCCCAATTCGTAAGCTTTTCGCTGTTGTTCAGAGCTAATCTCAGCGCTTGAAACTTTTTTAATTTTTAAATCTTCTGTATCCCTGCTGATGTTTTTCGATTTACATCCAATTAATAATAGCAAACATATAATCAATCCGGCTTTCTTCATAATCATTTAAGTTATTTTTAATAATAAGTTAGGGTCGGGACAATTTTCAATATAAAAATTCAAATCATTTGTATTGCAGACTCCGGGGTAATCGCCCCATTTATCCTGCAGGTTTTTTATGATTTGAAAATGGACGTGTGGTGCGTAATCACCGTTTACAGCCGAATTGCCTAAGGTTCCAACCTGGCTGCCTTTTTTAAAAATTGTCCCAACGGTAAGGTTTTCTATACTTTCTAACGATAAATGTCCGTATAAAGTATAAAATATTTCATTTTCAATTTCATGTTCCAAAATTATGGTGGGACCGTAATCACCAAAACCTTCATTGTTTTTAAAACTATGCACTTTTCCGTCAAGTGCGGCCAAAACCGGAGTTCCCGCTTTTGCCCATAAATCAAGGCCTATATGAATGTTTCGTTCGGGTACTGAATCGTTTTTAAAAATCGTACTCCTTTTATATAAGTTACGTCCTTCTATATATCCTCCGTACGCAACTTCTGCATTGTTGTTTTTTATATAATTGAAGATAAAATCCTCAAAATCATCCGAAGTTTCCGGCTGGCTTGCTACAAGTTCAGTATTGGTGCTGGATAAATCTAAAAGGATATATTTCGAAATATCAATCGAAGCATCAAGAATTCTCGAGGCAGGTAAGGTGTTTAATATAGAGACAAGGGATTTCATAAAATAGTGTTTATTCAACTTTTTCAATAATTATTAATTCGTTGTGAACTTCAATGCGGGGCAGCATTTTTGAAGTAAATAAATCCGGATTTATTTCTGATATGTATTTTCTGTTTCGAACATTATGCGCTTCGTCCAGGATCATGGTATTAAACAGAATAAAACCGTGATCTTTTAAGTGATGACACACTCGTTCGCTGAAAAAGCTTTCAAACAAAAAATTCGGCATGTTGATATCTTCAAAAATATCAATTATAATCAGATTGTATTTTTCTTTCGTTTTCAAAACAAATTCAAAGGCATCATCAATTACAATTTCAAGTTGTTCAATTTTATCCAGTTCAAAATATTGATTTGCAATTTTGATGATATCCGGATCAATTTCGACTCCTGTAATTTTGCCTTTATATTGAATTTCATCAACAAGGGTTTTAACCACGCTGCCACCCGCAACGCCAAGCAGGAGAATATGATCCATCCTGAGGATTTTATCATATCCTATATTTCGAAGACCGTATCGTAATATACGCTGCAGACTTCCGTATGAATAATTTGTATTTTCTGTATCTAAAACTAATTCTCCATTTACTAATGTTACCTCAAACACTTTACTTCTGGCTGATTTCTTTTTAAATATTTTTACTGGAATAAGATAACTGAGTAGTTTCTGAATCATTTTTGTAATGCTTTTACTCAAAAATACCATTTTAAATGGTTTATTTTGCATCAAATCTTAAATTTTAATGAAGAAACAACTGTACAAATTCATCTTTTTTAGGCTAATGGGCTGGAAAATAACAGGATTAGAGAATGCCGAAGTGAAAAAATGTATTTTAATGGTGCTGCCACATACGAGTAATCACGATTTTTATATCGGACTCTTAACACGCGGTATTTCGGGGCTGCAGATGAACTGGGTTGGAAAAAAGGAATTATTCAGGTTTCCTTTTGGTTATTATTTTAAAAACGTAGGCGGTGAACCTATTGACCGTTCAGGACGACTAAATAAAGTTGAATCTATTGCGGCTATTTTTGACCGTAAAGAAGTTTTCCGTCTGGCTGTTGCTCCCGAAGGAACACGAAAAGGAGTAAAGGAAATTAAAACCGGATTTTACTATATCGCACTTAAAGCAAATGTACCAATCGTTCCGGTTGTTTTTGACTGGGGTAAAAAAGAGGTGCGATTTGAAAAGCCATTTTTCCCGACTGGTAATTATGAAGCCGATTGGAAAATCCTTAAAGAATATTATAGAGGGGCGAAAGGCAAAATTCCCGAAAATGGAATAGAGATCTAAATTTTCATCATTTTTTCAAATGCGTGAGAATCGCTTAAATGAAAAATATTTTTAAAATTTTTCAAATACGCTAAAATTTTCAATCTAGGGTACATAGGCCTTAAAAGTTCCGTTTTTATAAAAAATAACAATTTTCTCAATTTCGGGCTCTTCAAAACTATAAACAGGATTTTTAATTGGCTCTGTTTTTTTGACTGCCGGTTTTTCCTCTTCTTCATATTGTAATTGAGAGAATAAATCGGCTCCTTCGAAAATTTCATTAGAGAGAGAAGGGGCCGGCTTATTTTGAATTTCCAGATCTTCATCTGTTTTAGGAAAACTTCCTTTTCCGTTTAAGATCCAGTATAAATCTACTTCTGGAAAAACATCCATAATTTTCATTACAAAATCTAAGCTGGGCTTGTTTCTTCCTGACAGAAGGTGAGACATACTTGATCGCTGTACTCCAATTTTGTCTGCAAATGAAGAGGCATTTAAACTGTAATAATCGAGTATTATTTCAAGGCGTTTTACAAAATCATCGATGTTTACCATTGTAAATTATGGTTTAAATTAAAACTGTTTACAAATGTAATTAAAAAGTTTCAATCATCCAATTATATACATATTTTAATAATACTCGATGCTTAAAACACCTATTTTTTACTTTAGGTGGTTTGCTTTAACTACTTGATAAATAATGAATAAGTAAATTTTACTTAAAGTAATAACAATTGTTAACCGAGATTTACATTTCCAATTAAAATCTGATAAAAATCCTGTTTACAATTATAAATTCTAGTTAATTTTCATTGTTTACAATTGTAAAAATAAAGATGTTTACTTTTGTAAACTAATCAAAACACAATGAATTTAGAAGACTTATTTAACCAAAACAAAGAGCAGTCGATTTCTGGCCGCTACCTGACTTTAGATCACATTCAGCCATTATTAGATAAATTAAATACAAACAATCAGGTTGCCGTTATTGGTAAATCTGTTCTAGGCGAACCTATATATAGTTACCAGATTGGCACAGGAAAGATCCGAATTTATTTATGGTCTCAGATGCACGGAAATGAAAGCACTACTACAAAAGCTCTTTTCGATTTTATTAATGTCCTTAATAATGGATCTGATTTTGCTGCAAAAATGCTTGAAACCTTTACTTTTTACAGTATTCCTATACTTAATCCGGATGGTGCAAGGCTTTACACCAGAGAAAATGCCAATAAGATAGACTTAAACCGTGATTCTCAGAACCTGACGCAGCCGGAAAGTAATGTTTTGAGAGACGTTTTTGAAGCTTTTAAGCCTGATTTCTGTTTTAACCTGCATGATCAGCGTACTATTTTTGGTGCAGGAGATACCGGAAAACCGGCAACAGTATCTTTTTTAGCGCCTTCTTATAATGAAGAAAGAGAAATCAACGAGAATCGTCAAAAAGCTATTAATGTTATTGCCGGAATCAACGATGAGCTCCAAAAATATATCCCGGGACAGGTGGGAAGGTTTGATGATTCATTTAATATAAATTGTATAGGTGATACTTTTCAGTTCTTGGGTGTTCCGACGATATTATTTGAAGCAGGGCATTTTCAAGGCGATTACAACAGGGAAATTACCAGAAAATACATATTTTTCTCACTTATTTCGAGCTTTAAGCTGATAAGCGAAAACGATTTAGTTGTCAATAGAAATTCTGATTATTTGAATATTTCACAAAATAAAGTGGTTTTTTATGATTTTATGTATAAAAATATCAAAATAAATTATGATGGTATCGAAATTATTACGAATTTTGTCGCTCAATACAAAGAAGAATTGATTGAAAATAAGATTCATTTTAATGCTTACATAGTTGAAGCAGGAGAATTGGAAAATTATTTTGGTCATTATGAGTATGACGGACAAGAAGCTGTATATTCTGATGATTATTCTAATATTCCGAAAACGGGTCAAAAAGCAGATTTTTATTTAAATAAAAATACTAAATTTGTTAACGGCTTAGTAAAAAGTTAATTTTTATGTGAATTTGTTGTTTTTTATATATATTTTTATACTTTGTAATAGCAATTAGTAATATTAATTAAAGAATTATGAGTAAATTTCGTTTAGATGAAGTAGATCACCAAATTTTAGATATGTTAATAGACAATACGAGAGTTCCGTTTACTGACATTGCTAAAAAACTATTGATTTCTGCTGGTACAGTACACGTTAGAGTAAAAAAGATGGAGGATGCCGGTATAATAATGGGATCTTCATTAGCCTTGGATTACGATAAATTAGGTTATTCATTTATTGCTTATGTTGGGGTATTTCTTAATAATACATCTCAGACTAAATTTGTATTAGAGCGTATCAATCAAATTCCTTTCGTTACAGTTGCGTCTGTAACTACAGGAAAATTCAATATCTTTTGTAAAATCAGAGCGAAAGATACTAAACACGCAAAAGAAGTTATTTTCATGATTGATGACATCGATGGTGTTTACAGAACAGAAACAATGATCTCATTAGAGGAAAGTATTAATGATAAGAAGCGTTTGATGCATACTATTTTCAAAAATATGTAACAATCCCTCTTGAATGCTATATTAAAATATACCTCAAGTTTATTCTTGGGGTTTTTTTATGACCAATTAACCAACCAACTATAACACGAATTTATGTACACGCTGCCAAAAATTGAACGTTTTAACAGAGACGTTCTTTCTAAATACCACATTTACAATAGTGTTTTCATAACATTACCATTTGATTCTATAGATAATACAGGGGTATTACTTCCATTATTTACAGAAACCTGCGAAACGGGCTTTAAAAAACAGGAAACGCCAAAAGAAATTTTAGATTTTTTCTCTAATAAATTTTTAAGCAACGCTTCTGAAACCGAAAAAATCGATTTAATGTTTCGATTTATTCAGTATATCGAACGTCAGATTGTATTGTTTGATGCAATTGAAGATGCTGCTTTTCCAGAAGTTAATAACATGGAAGGGCGAGGATCTCTTCGCGATATAAAAGAGAAATCTGATGCCAAGGAAAAAGACGATGAACTGGTTGAATTTCTTGAAAACTTCAACGTTCGTACAGTATTAACTGCACATCCTACACAGTTTTATCCTGGTCCGGTATTGGGTATTATAAATGATCTTACCGAAGCAATTCGTCAAAATGATTTATTACAGATCAAACAATTACTGGCACAATTAGGTAAAACACCTTTTATCCAGAATGAAAAGCCAAATCCTTATGATGAAGCAGTAAGCTTAATCTGGTTTCTGGAAAATGTATTTTATGAAACCGCCGGAGAAATTGTGCATTATCTTCAGAAAAATATTCTTGAAGGAAATGCAATCCAGAATCAATTAATAAAATTAGGTTTCTGGCCGGGCGGCGACCGTGACGGAAATCCTTTTGTTACGACTGAAATTACACTGAAAGTGGCAGATCGTTTAAGGACTTCGATCTTAAAATGTTATTACGTTGAAATGAGAAATCTAAAACGTAAATTAACTTTCCCTGGGGTAGATACACTGGTAGCAGATCTTGAGAGTAAACTATATCGTTCTGTTTTTTATTCTAAAGGTGAAATTTTCATCTCTTTAGAGGAATTACTAACGCAGCTGAATAAAATCAGGACTATTATTATTGAAAACCATCAATCTTTATATCTGGATGAAATAGAAGCGCTTCTTGTGAAGATTAATTTGTTTGGATTCCATTTTGCGACTTTAGATATTCGTCAGAACAGTAAAATTCATAATGCAGTATTCAAAGACGTAGTGAATTATTATCAGAACTCAGGTTCAGATATTTTTCCTGAAAATTATTATGAATTAAACGAAAGCCAAAAAATTGAAGTTTTATCAAAAATCAAAGGAAATTTAAATCCTGCTGATTTTGAGAATGAAATTACCCAGTCTACTTTAGAGTCTGTGCATGCTATTAAAATGATTCAGCAGAACAACGGAGAAGAAGGAGCAAACCGTTATATCATCAGTAACAACGAAAGTGCACTGAATGTAATGGAGACTTTTGCTATGATTCGTCTTAATAACTGGGAAAATCCTACTGTTGATATAATTCCGCTTTTTGAATCAGTAGACGATTTACAAAACGCGCACGAAATTATGGAACAGTTGTATACAAATCCAGAATATTCTAAACATTTGAAATCCAGAGGAAATAAACAAACAATCATGCTTGGTTTTTCTGACGGAACAAAAGATGGCGGTTATTTGATGGCTAACTGGAGTATTTATCAGGCAAAAATTTCGCTGACTGAAATTTCAAGAAAATATGGAATTAAAGCTATTTTCTTTGACGGCCGCGGCGGGCCTCCGGCTCGAGGCGGTGGAAAAACACATAAATTCTATGCTTCATTAGGTCCGAAAATTGAAAATAACGAAATTCAGATCACAGTTCAGGGACAAACTATTAGTTCTAATTTCGGAACGCTGGATTCGTGTCGTTATAACATTGAGAACTTATTAAGTGCCGGTGTTACCAACCAGGTTTTTAGTAAAGAAAAGAATGAATTAACGCCCGATGAGACGGAGATTCTGACTCAGTTAGCTAATTTAGGATACGAGAAATATTTAAGTTTTAAAAACCATCCGAAGTTTATTCCGTATCTGGAAAAAATGAGTACGCTGAAATATTATTCAAAAACTAATATTGGAAGCCGTCCTTCAAAAAGAAGCAAATCTGAATCATTAGATTTTGCTGATTTAAGAGCAATTCCGTTTGTAGGATCATGGAGCCAGTTAAAACAAAATGTACCGGGATTTTTTGGAGTAGGATCGGCATTGAAACATTTTGAAGAATCAGGACAATGGGATAAAGTAAGTGATTTGTACCATAATTCTTTATTCTTTAAAACTCTGCTTGAAAACAGTATGATGTCGCTGGCAAAATCGTTTTTACCATTAACAGCCTATATGAGCAAAGATCCTGAATTTGGTGAATTCTGGCAGATTATTTACGATGAGTTTTCAGAAACAAAACGTCTTTTATTAAAAATAGCAGATCATAAAACCTTAATGGAAAACTATCCTGATGGTATAGCATCTATTCAGATAAGAGAACGTATTGTACTGCCATTGTTGACAATACAGCAATATGCATTGTTAAGAATTAATGAATTAAACAAAGAAGAATCTCCAAATGAAGATCTTATAAAGGTTTATGAAAAAATCGTTACGAGATCTCTTTTTGGAAATACAAATGCGAGCAGAAATTCAGCTTAAAAACAAATTTTAAACTTTAATACTTATATAAAATGTACGTAAGTGAATTATTGGAAAATGAATATGCAGGCAATTTTGCAACCTATATCAAACAAGCCGGAGACGGAAAACTGATAGAAGAACTTGAAATTTCGCTGCATGAGTTTATCAGATTTGTTCAAAATATTCCGCTCGATAAATTTGATTATCGCTATGCAGAGGGGAAGTGGACCATCAAAGATATTATTCAGCATGTTATCGATACGGAGCGTATTTTTGCTTATCGCGCGCTGCGTTTTTCAAGAAATGACAAAACACCTCTGCCAAGTTTCGAAGAGGCAGATTATGCAGATAACACCAATTCAGATAAAAGAAGTATTCAGGATTTACTAACTGAACTTTCTGCTGTAAGACATTCAAATTTATTGTTTTACAAAAGTTTATCTGAAGAACAGCTTAAACGAATTGGAACGGCATCTAATAATCAAATTTCTGTTAGAGCTTTAGGGTTTGTTATAATAGGACATGCAAAACATCATCAAAAAGTTTTTGAAGAAAGATATTTGTAATTAAGAAAAAAAAGTCTCTTTAAAAAGAGACTTTTTTTTTGTTTAATTGTTTTAAAATCAAATTACTGCATTTTTTTAACTGGACTATGCTGGTTATTTGTTTTCATTTTTGTTTAATTTGTACTATTTTTCTTATTTTTGTATAAATTTTTACAACTAAAAATAATACAAAAAAAATGAAAAAAACCTTATTATTCTTAGGAATAATTTTATTAGTCTCTTGTAGTAAAGATAGTGTTCCGGAAACTAAAAATGAAGGTGAAAGTTCCAGTCTGGAATATCAACTTTGTTTAGCAAAAACTGATACTACATCAACGTCAAATCCTACAGCACGTGTAACCTATAAAGGTTCTGAATGGGAAAATGGTCAAACAATAAGAATTAAATTTCTAAACGGAAATAAATTTCTTCAAGACAAAGTAAAACAATTCGCAAATGAATGGACAGAATATGCGAACTTAAAATTTCAATGGGTTAACGCTAATGAAAATGCAGATATAAAGATTGGATTTAAATGGAAAAACAGTACAGCTTCCTGGTCTAGAATTGGTGTCGACAGTAAGAATGTTCCTCAGGATGATGCATCCATGAATTTTGGCTGGTTTGATATAAAAACTAGAAACAGCGAG
This portion of the Flavobacterium gelatinilyticum genome encodes:
- a CDS encoding spermidine synthase — its product is MIQKLLSYLIPVKIFKKKSARSKVFEVTLVNGELVLDTENTNYSYGSLQRILRYGLRNIGYDKILRMDHILLLGVAGGSVVKTLVDEIQYKGKITGVEIDPDIIKIANQYFELDKIEQLEIVIDDAFEFVLKTKEKYNLIIIDIFEDINMPNFLFESFFSERVCHHLKDHGFILFNTMILDEAHNVRNRKYISEINPDLFTSKMLPRIEVHNELIIIEKVE
- a CDS encoding peptidoglycan DD-metalloendopeptidase family protein, which encodes MKSLVSILNTLPASRILDASIDISKYILLDLSSTNTELVASQPETSDDFEDFIFNYIKNNNAEVAYGGYIEGRNLYKRSTIFKNDSVPERNIHIGLDLWAKAGTPVLAALDGKVHSFKNNEGFGDYGPTIILEHEIENEIFYTLYGHLSLESIENLTVGTIFKKGSQVGTLGNSAVNGDYAPHVHFQIIKNLQDKWGDYPGVCNTNDLNFYIENCPDPNLLLKIT
- a CDS encoding helix-turn-helix transcriptional regulator, yielding MVNIDDFVKRLEIILDYYSLNASSFADKIGVQRSSMSHLLSGRNKPSLDFVMKIMDVFPEVDLYWILNGKGSFPKTDEDLEIQNKPAPSLSNEIFEGADLFSQLQYEEEEKPAVKKTEPIKNPVYSFEEPEIEKIVIFYKNGTFKAYVP
- a CDS encoding 1-acyl-sn-glycerol-3-phosphate acyltransferase, with the protein product MKKQLYKFIFFRLMGWKITGLENAEVKKCILMVLPHTSNHDFYIGLLTRGISGLQMNWVGKKELFRFPFGYYFKNVGGEPIDRSGRLNKVESIAAIFDRKEVFRLAVAPEGTRKGVKEIKTGFYYIALKANVPIVPVVFDWGKKEVRFEKPFFPTGNYEADWKILKEYYRGAKGKIPENGIEI
- a CDS encoding DinB family protein, encoding MYVSELLENEYAGNFATYIKQAGDGKLIEELEISLHEFIRFVQNIPLDKFDYRYAEGKWTIKDIIQHVIDTERIFAYRALRFSRNDKTPLPSFEEADYADNTNSDKRSIQDLLTELSAVRHSNLLFYKSLSEEQLKRIGTASNNQISVRALGFVIIGHAKHHQKVFEERYL
- a CDS encoding M14 family metallopeptidase — translated: MNLEDLFNQNKEQSISGRYLTLDHIQPLLDKLNTNNQVAVIGKSVLGEPIYSYQIGTGKIRIYLWSQMHGNESTTTKALFDFINVLNNGSDFAAKMLETFTFYSIPILNPDGARLYTRENANKIDLNRDSQNLTQPESNVLRDVFEAFKPDFCFNLHDQRTIFGAGDTGKPATVSFLAPSYNEEREINENRQKAINVIAGINDELQKYIPGQVGRFDDSFNINCIGDTFQFLGVPTILFEAGHFQGDYNREITRKYIFFSLISSFKLISENDLVVNRNSDYLNISQNKVVFYDFMYKNIKINYDGIEIITNFVAQYKEELIENKIHFNAYIVEAGELENYFGHYEYDGQEAVYSDDYSNIPKTGQKADFYLNKNTKFVNGLVKS
- a CDS encoding nuclear transport factor 2 family protein, with protein sequence MTPNEALIVKFYTAFANSDAKTMASCYHPKIHFIDPAFGLLKEEQAAQMWEMLLSKSKGNIKIEFSDVTADEVSGSAKWTATYNFSKTNRKVTNKVTAQFLFQDGLIIRHTDHFDVWKWSKQAFGPMGYLLGWTGFFHKKIQEQALLSLKKFQESK
- a CDS encoding phosphoenolpyruvate carboxylase; protein product: MYTLPKIERFNRDVLSKYHIYNSVFITLPFDSIDNTGVLLPLFTETCETGFKKQETPKEILDFFSNKFLSNASETEKIDLMFRFIQYIERQIVLFDAIEDAAFPEVNNMEGRGSLRDIKEKSDAKEKDDELVEFLENFNVRTVLTAHPTQFYPGPVLGIINDLTEAIRQNDLLQIKQLLAQLGKTPFIQNEKPNPYDEAVSLIWFLENVFYETAGEIVHYLQKNILEGNAIQNQLIKLGFWPGGDRDGNPFVTTEITLKVADRLRTSILKCYYVEMRNLKRKLTFPGVDTLVADLESKLYRSVFYSKGEIFISLEELLTQLNKIRTIIIENHQSLYLDEIEALLVKINLFGFHFATLDIRQNSKIHNAVFKDVVNYYQNSGSDIFPENYYELNESQKIEVLSKIKGNLNPADFENEITQSTLESVHAIKMIQQNNGEEGANRYIISNNESALNVMETFAMIRLNNWENPTVDIIPLFESVDDLQNAHEIMEQLYTNPEYSKHLKSRGNKQTIMLGFSDGTKDGGYLMANWSIYQAKISLTEISRKYGIKAIFFDGRGGPPARGGGKTHKFYASLGPKIENNEIQITVQGQTISSNFGTLDSCRYNIENLLSAGVTNQVFSKEKNELTPDETEILTQLANLGYEKYLSFKNHPKFIPYLEKMSTLKYYSKTNIGSRPSKRSKSESLDFADLRAIPFVGSWSQLKQNVPGFFGVGSALKHFEESGQWDKVSDLYHNSLFFKTLLENSMMSLAKSFLPLTAYMSKDPEFGEFWQIIYDEFSETKRLLLKIADHKTLMENYPDGIASIQIRERIVLPLLTIQQYALLRINELNKEESPNEDLIKVYEKIVTRSLFGNTNASRNSA
- a CDS encoding Lrp/AsnC family transcriptional regulator produces the protein MSKFRLDEVDHQILDMLIDNTRVPFTDIAKKLLISAGTVHVRVKKMEDAGIIMGSSLALDYDKLGYSFIAYVGVFLNNTSQTKFVLERINQIPFVTVASVTTGKFNIFCKIRAKDTKHAKEVIFMIDDIDGVYRTETMISLEESINDKKRLMHTIFKNM